CGATGTCGTACGAGAATTCGATTTAAGAGGAATTAATTGATAATTGACGTAACGCACTACTATTTTTCTCGATCGAAGCAAATCGATCCTTTCACTAATTCAACGCGTGCGAAATACAGCACGTGCGCGATTCCGCTCAATCTGAACAAGTCGAAATAAAAGTTACTTTTCTAGTGTATACGCAATTAATTCGCATTGTACGTATACACCATTGCTATTGATTAAAAATcgaaaataatatcaatgaaaaaaaaacacacatatatatatattgatacgtgTAATTTGTTAcacgaaaaataaaacaatattgAAATAATCGTGTCGAAATATGAACGAACCGTAAAAGATAATGTTTACTAGGTTATAATTCATACGTACTTTGTAATATCGAATAATACGCGTTATTAGAGATTAatgatatatgttatatgaatATTTAGTTTAGTATAAAATATTAGCAATCACACTGTGAAATGATATTTAAgcataattcgataaatgaATTGTTTTATCCATCGATACTCGACCAATTTCTATCTTGTCAATTCTTGTCTTTTACGCCGAATTATCAATTTTGCTAATGTACTATTTCTCTTATTATTCTAAAGGCAGCCGTCCTCAGGAAATGTTGCTCTTCTCAGGAGACGGAAAGGTCGAACAGGCAAGCTTATGTCGCGAGATTCTTCGAAATTAGAGATCATATTCAGAGAATGATTTGTTGATAGAATATTTCATTACATTGTTAAACTGATAAAAAATTATACGTAATATTTCTGTAAGTATTTTCTCCTCTGTAAGCTCTTTGTTCCTTATAAGATCATTTTACCACTTCTTTCAATTATCAGCAGCAGAGCCTTTCAAATTAATAGTCAATTTTATTCGATTCGATATTATTTTCGTGCTCGTAAAGGCACTCTCTGAATATGCATCCTAGCGCATTCTATTGAAATTGTTGAATAGACAAGTTAAATTTTTAAAGTATAGCACTCTTTAAAGAAACGTTGTATAGAAAACAATGGCCGATTATCGAGGTATTATCGAAGCTTTCGAAAATGTATTTGCGTCGCACAATCCATCATCGACCCTGCTCGTCGATATTTTCCAATATCTCGTAGGACTAGGTGATTGTATCTCGAAAAACAAGGGATTATCGACttcgtaagatgattttttaTCTTCTCTTCTTTACGTGAAAATCGAAAATTCAATCGCCACGAGTATAATCCTCGACGACCCGTTGCACTTTGTTAGATGACGAATAAAACGTTGTTACGAACAGTGAGTGTAATCATCGGTACTTACGCTAGCTGCGTGTAGAGTTACAACTGTAATCGTAGATCGTTCATACTTTCTGGCCGGCATTGTCAAGACAATTTCGCGGTCGATATATTTAGTAGGCCATCGCTATAGATATTTATCGTGcgtattttctaaaaaaaaaaaaaaaatatataagacCCGTTTTTCTACTTGAAATCGACCCGGATATTTTCGGTATTACGAATAAGCAACAAATGTTAAGTTATTGATTTCTGACACAGAACACAGTTTAATAtcaaagaggaagaagaggataAATACAGTACTTCTTGGAAAAGTGATCGTCAAGGGATCTAATTGCGACCAACTAACCGGAGCGAGGTGCTATAGGCAGACTAGGTCTAGCAATCTTATGGATTTTAAACGTCATGGAATGTTCTCTACCAAGCGACACGTCGTGATGTGTAAAAAATTGATTGCTACAGCCTATGCTCTGTCGTAGCTATCTTGCACGACGTGTGTCGCAATTTCACATATATACCTATAAAATATGCCAGTTGTATAGACAAATTGAACATATTACGTTGTGTATCGCACGTGTAATACTGGTCGTTGGTAGAATATTCACGATAGACTTCGTGACGGTTCGTGTACGCTCGCCACTAGAGAACTCGCATCAAACTAATTTTCGAAACTATGCCTTTCATACAGCAAGTATGCCCTCTTATCTAATCTCCACCATCCAGCTATTCAAGAATTTAAAGCTTGCTGAATAGGAAGTTTTATTCCGATGAGTTCGCTAGGAGACGCTAAAGTTTAGCCTAAACGCATCTTCCTAATTCTTTCTCATTCGTTcgtccttttctctttttcttccgtTTCTCTATTTTCTTTGACAACTTATATTTGGACGGCAGTTTTGTGTCCATAAAAAATTCATTGGAATCTCAAAGAATCGTTGTTCAAGCCAGGAATACTGCTTGTAGCGAAAAAAAAGGAACGTGACGAGGAAAAATGTGATCACTTATGCCAGAGGTACTGTGTACAGTATAAATACAATATTATACGCAGACGCATAACGAATGATTTTCATTTCTCCAACAAATGAGTATAAAGTTTCGATTAGAATATTACTTGCTTTTTCTGTTTACGTTGTTTATTCTAACGATATTTCTACGATTTATCGAAcgctaattataatttaatttcatacATTAAATGTTTCATTCGTTATGGTTGAATATTTATAATGCCATCTTTTACGTTTAGTCATTCTCGTAATTACTTTAGTATTTTATAggcaatatttttaatatcaccGTCAACAGACTTTTTCCAATCGAGAGAGAAAGTATTTAGCATTGCATAGCTTGTGATATGCAACGTGTACGTGTGTGTTCGTCTGTATATACGTGGAAATGGTTCGAGTATAAAAAATCCTCCTAACGTTCTCGGTTGAAGAGAAACGCAGAGACGGAGATTAAACAATTTGGCCTAACGCGAAAAGTTTCTGCCGTTAGTTTCATCTTCTGACGAGTGTGAATCTGTAATTGAGAAGAGCGATCACGTGGTCTTGACTCACAatacatatacagggtgttaaaaaaatgaaaatctgGAACTTTAACAGctcgataaaattattaaacagTGCTTAATAACATGGAACTTAAAATCGATGAGTGCGTACCCTCGAACATTCTTGGCTTCTTCTATATACATATGCCTTTTACTTATTGTTGCAACTTTTTTATCTCTTTGCAGAAAATTTATTCATTCGATACCTTGAGTCGATGAAACGTTATTTATCTTTCTTGGTTTTTagcttttaaattttttataacaccctgtatattctcAATGAGATAATCTAGACTAGCGTGTTGTCGATACGGTGACGTAGGAGCGCTAGTCGTTAGTAGCGTGcacatttatataaattaccATTTCAGTAAGTTCAAATTTGTATCGGAAGTAATAAGTATCTCGATCTTTAGATTTCGTTTGTATTGAATTAAGCGGAGAAGAGATAAAACTTAGAAGCGAAGAAACATTGAACATTCACGCGAATTTTGATAAAGTCTCTTAAAACGGTAAATTAATATCGCAGATTTAAGTAtcgttaattaaataaaacgtatatttctttaattaatcCTGGGAAAGGATCCTCGCTCGCTCTGGTCTCTATTCAGTTCTGTATCTCGAAGAGATTCGGAGCACATTGGAAATACGTATTACGTAAAATAAATTTACAAACGTTTATAGTCCCATTAGGCTTTGAAAACAATGATATCTTAttgtttttgtaataataataatataatgataatCAATAATGTTGCACACATACAGTCAAataatatggtaataatataatattgtaatatagtaGTAATATACATACTGTAATGAAAGAAACGATAACTGCTAGGGAAAAAATGTTTAGTTTTATATGTCCAGCTAATCCTGTTCCTACGTCGCCAAGAAGTTCACAAATGTAAAGCCAAGTATCATTATAACAGTATGTAAGATAATTGCGAtgaactttcgagcgagcagtcTAGTCTGTACGGAGACAACGTGTGTgccaaaatgaaaaaaaagtcaTTATTGTATcgaaataaaattgtataaagcGTCACTTTTTCCTTCGACAATCAAAATGCAGTGTATGTTGTATCGCGTGCATATTTTTGTGCAATAAATAAGAACATATGCCAATTTATCGCTCGGAATGCTTTACATATGTCgtattgcaaaaaaaaaaaagaaaaaagaaaaaaaagtaaagaaaaggaaaagaaagagagatcTACGCATTGTTAATGCGATGCAGGAACTGTTTCTGGTATTTCTAAATTGCGAAGTGATTAATTTTTCAGGTTCCATTGTCCCCGCTTCTTCTCTTGTCTTCTTGCCTTTCTCTAAAGgtagaaaaatgataaaaattagcGTAAAATGCAGTTGTTCCTTTGTCATTCGTTatagaaattgaaatataaaccGTTTCCGTTCTTTCATTTCCTTAAGACACAATTTCGGCATATTTTAGGTGTGCGATTATTCGAATTTTAATCTTTAATACGATCAgtttttcgtttcttcgaaaTTTTGCGTTCCACGACTCGctgtaaaaagataaaaatatttatttaggaGGTAAGTAACCAGCATCGAGTATTGAAAATTACTAATTACCGTATGCCAACGCAGAATATTATGCATTTTCCAATAAAATATTGATCGGAGAATGGATTTCGAAGTTTTAACAATAATGAAACGAATCGTACGATCTAATACGATAAATCTGAATTTCTTCGTTGCGATCACATGCAACAAGCGGTTATTTTATTCAAAGAGATAACactttattaaacatttctatcTACGACAGGAAACGAGTACGTATTTAATACAACAGGCATAAGCAGAAggatttatcttaggaaatcaTAATAATAATCTCGACAATGAGATGTGTATCATATTGACGATGTTGTAAGATGTTAATGGATGAAATATTAAGATTTATGTTTCTATATTGTAATAACATTTATGTATAATGGTTattataatgcaaaaaatatacaTACTAGTTGTCCATCTTTGCATTCTCACTATGTTTCGTTATTTCCAATTCCAATTTGTATTTAAATACTCGTCTGGCGTTTCGATACACCGTATTATCCATATCTACGTTTAGGAATGAACGAAcgaatttgtaaataaaataattctcaattttcttTCAATCGATAACATTTATTGTCAACGTAAATTGCAAACTTCTACATTGTAGAAATCTGTAAGAAATACATTTTAAGTTTAAGTCTTGCACCCTGCCTTAAAGGGACTTGTAGAGAGTCGTGCAATTGCGTGAACATAACATTTTAGAATAAGagtaaaaccattttacaaTAAGTACATTGTGCTTCatgatattatataaattcattACATATGCTATCGACAAGTGGATAAAAAATCGATGTAACAGATGACAATATCGATTCGATCATACGGTTACTTTATGATAAAACCATACGTTCCATATGTAATGTTTGTTGTCTGCCATTAGCGAcgttaataataagaaatatttaattataatcggGCCGATTATATTCTGCGCCGAAGCTATTCTTATAGTAATATGTTTCACCCTGCCTAAAAGGGATAAATAAAGTTAGTCATGCTACGGTGCTCACCTAAATCCATCTTGCATCAGGGCCATTGGTGCGCGAAATTCTTAATACTCGCGATAATATTCGCGACGCGCtttgataatatatttaatcGTATTATTATTCTTGCACCCTGCCTGAAAGGGATAAAAGATGGTTCTAATCACCAAACTAATCACAAGGAACATTTCAGAATCTTTGTATTTAATCCGTAGACTACTCTGGCACTTAAAGAGAATCGTTTCTCGTATAGATAAAAATCGGTTAAATTACagtcatatttttattaaaatcgcGTTATAGTCGTATCGATTAAACTAACAGTTCAACTAAAAGCGAGCTACTTCACATTTCGCTTCTATATATTTTGATAATCCACGGATTGAATAATTTCATAAGAATTTGATAATCTCGTTATTTCTAAATCTGTCATCGTAATAAATCAGTTCAGTATTTTGCCATAATGTGACGTCGTTTGGCGATAAATAAATATGCGCTTCACGATTAATTAAAATCTATCAGTCTCAACGTTTAACCCTGCCTAAAAGGGAAAGAAGATGGTCATGCGAGTGTGCTCTTTTCACAATTGGGGCCCTAAGTAACGCGCACTCGTAATACAACATGATTTCTGGAAATTTTTACCAACTAATTTCCAGAAATGATGTGTAACAAAAATTCGCATTTGTCCTCCATTAAAATTGCTTCGCTTATTATTGGTATACCGATTAAGAATTCATCGTACGTTTCATGCGAATAATCTAAATAATCGATCAATATTCACATAAGTGGATAAACAACTATAATAAACGGTCGACAAATATTCGCATAAATCTGCTTTAAATCACGCTATCTCTTTTTCATTACTTATTTTCGGGATAACGTACGATTTCTGTGTAAATGTTTGACtaacaataaaagatatatgtagtACCTGTGTTTGTTTCTACTAGCGTAgatgattttttaaatgaatTCACCAAGAACGCGCACCGTCTTCGCTGATCAACGATGAAATCTTAATCGAAAACCTTTTTAACGATCTTGTTATTTCGACCGAAGCAAAAAGTTCCTTCATGTGGAATATAAGGGCCCTCGCTTAAAAAGATAAAATCTTACACCCTacgttattaattaaaaaatacaaagaatACGTCGTTTTTCGGAAAATTTCACTTCTTGGTATTAGAAACAATAAGTTAAATTACCTCTTGGATTGAAATTTGACGAACGGCCTTAACATTTCTCGAGCttaaaaagaaatgaatttcAGTCTAACACCAAATATACTTGATACATGTATGTGTCATATAGATTTCAGAAAATACGAGGGAGACGTACTTTAAAAAAAAGCTGTTCagagattttcaatattttcactGAAACGATGGTTCTTTGTTCGTTCCGAATATTTTTCGATACGtttcaaaaattcaataatatttcaatttcgtatAGTTGACATTATTTTCACTCTTCATTTTCCCCGGCATCGACCTCGCCCTTTCGTTAACTCTTAGAGGATTATATTATGACAAATCGAATGCCAGTTGATCCTATTAGTCGTGTGAAATTTACCTGGTTAACTTATCGATACGAATCGAAACCATCGTTTCATCATTCACCTGATTTAAGCTAGTGTATTAACGTGGATCTTTCGATTATTCTgttgctttttctttttacaatttAATTCCTCCTGTATCTCTAACAACGATTTTCCTTTAGTTTCTGGGACCATAAACAGTATAAAAACAATACCAAGAAAACAGCTGACCGCGAACCAACCGAAAGAGGTGTAAACACCGCAAGAATCGGAAATGACTTGGTACATTTTTGAAACAAAGAACGCCAATAAAGATGCCCACATATTTGCTATAGATACGGCAGCTCCCTTTACGTTAGTTGGAAAAAGTTCTCCGAGCATCATGTAGGACAATGGATTCAAACCTAACGCGATAATGAGCTCGTAAAATATAACAGAGGCATGAAGAACCCAACCAAAACCGGTCATATTCGTTAACATGTAGTGTTTTAGCAGGTAAAATGTTCCGGTGACTGTTAAGGACAATCCACCGAGTAAAGTAGTGACAAGAAGCAGTGGCCTTCTACCTAATCTGTCCACTAAAGCTGCCGCACCGATACCGGCTATCAACTGAAGAACACTTAGAACGATCACTGCTATCCCAGCGGATAAATCTGTATCAGCCTCCTCGAGAATTTCTTGAGTATACGATTCTATAGCGGCTAGACCACTGAATTGCAGAACTAGCTGGAGGCCGAAACTGATCACAACAGCTCTTCTATTACCTGGGGTGTTGAACAGATCCCAAATGTTTCCTTTATCGCTGAGGTCTCGCAATACGGTCTTTTGCATTTGTTCTATGTCTTCTTCTAACTGATCTTCCGTCGCGTATCTCTTAAGACACTTCAAATTATTCATGGCTTTATCTTCGCG
This sequence is a window from Bombus affinis isolate iyBomAffi1 chromosome 14, iyBomAffi1.2, whole genome shotgun sequence. Protein-coding genes within it:
- the LOC126924018 gene encoding facilitated trehalose transporter Tret1-like; translation: MNESRIKWWPQYLAAITATLSMATSGSHIGWTSPILPKLKSSESYMPITSDDASWIASFVLLGSIPGNIIAAFIVDRLGRKMCLLLAGIPLTVSWILIIVAWCPYVLYISRFIGGIGLGVAYVVCPMYIGEIADKEIRGSLGSFIKLMVTFGELYAHAIGPFVSYECLAYSCAIIPIIFFLTFGWMPESPYYLLMRNREDKAMNNLKCLKRYATEDQLEEDIEQMQKTVLRDLSDKGNIWDLFNTPGNRRAVVISFGLQLVLQFSGLAAIESYTQEILEEADTDLSAGIAVIVLSVLQLIAGIGAAALVDRLGRRPLLLVTTLLGGLSLTVTGTFYLLKHYMLTNMTGFGWVLHASVIFYELIIALGLNPLSYMMLGELFPTNVKGAAVSIANMWASLLAFFVSKMYQVISDSCGVYTSFGWFAVSCFLGIVFILFMVPETKGKSLLEIQEELNCKKKKQQNNRKIHVNTLA